The genomic segment TATTGCCACGCTCATATTAATGGTCGCCGGGCGCGGCGTCGCCCAGCTCATTACAGGCGGGCAGATTATTACCGTATCGAGCAGCGCCTATAAATTCATCGGCGCAGGCTCGCTGCTCACGCTGCCCTTCTCCATCTTTATCGCAGGCGCCGTGCTGCTGATCGCAGCGCTGCTGACGCGCAAAACCGCCCTCGGCCTGTTCATTGAGTCCGTCGGCTGCAACCCCGAAGCGAGCCGCCTGGCTGGCATTCGCTCGCGAGTCGTCATGATCGCCGTTTATATGTTTTGCGGCTTATGCGCCGGCATCGCCGGTTTGCTGCTCAGCGCAAATGTATCCAGCGCCGACGGCAACAATGCCGGGCTGTGGTATGAGCTTGACGCGATTCTTGCCGTCGTCATTGGGGGCACCTCGCTCAGCGGCGGACGCTTTTATTTGCTCGGTACGGTCGTCGGCGCACTCATTATTCAGACGCTGACGACGACGATCTACATGATCGGCGTTCCGCCGGAAATTACGCTTGTGGTCAAAGCGTTTGTCGTGCTGCTCGTCTGCCTTATTCAATCGGAGACGTTCCGCAAGACGCTGGTGCATCGCTTTAAAACTCGCCGCTATCCGGCAGAGAGGGAGGTTAAACGCCATGC from the Paenibacillus sp. BIHB 4019 genome contains:
- a CDS encoding ABC transporter permease, whose product is MVKHHLFWPLVMLGALLLFNLLYEPDFFSVQMRAGKLYGSLIDILNFGAPLILVAIGMTLVIATKGIDLSVGSIVAISGAMACMTLAQGTDQNMLGLVFGAVAIALVLALVLGLWNGMLVAAFGIQPIIATLILMVAGRGVAQLITGGQIITVSSSAYKFIGAGSLLTLPFSIFIAGAVLLIAALLTRKTALGLFIESVGCNPEASRLAGIRSRVVMIAVYMFCGLCAGIAGLLLSANVSSADGNNAGLWYELDAILAVVIGGTSLSGGRFYLLGTVVGALIIQTLTTTIYMIGVPPEITLVVKAFVVLLVCLIQSETFRKTLVHRFKTRRYPAEREVKRHA